From Rutidosis leptorrhynchoides isolate AG116_Rl617_1_P2 chromosome 3, CSIRO_AGI_Rlap_v1, whole genome shotgun sequence, a single genomic window includes:
- the LOC139902000 gene encoding pollen receptor-like kinase 4, whose product MACYKPPYWLIPIFLVHFTLKTSLVLSDPQDPARLMKFKQSLNNPAVLNNWNLTVAPCTKDVANWRGVLCDANGNIFGLQLENMGLNGTIDMDILAEITSIRSLSFMNNSFEGPMVNVLKIGPLRNIFLSNNKFSGEIRSDAFSGMTSLKKVELAFNNFSGKIPTSLTQLPILIDLQLENNEFEGEIPDFEQPELKVNFANNKLDGSIPKGLSNQDPSSFAGNNVCGKPLSPCKVSNKLSKKKIIIIGIAALAAILAVLMISLFVLKSRKSNKNKYKGPRVTNANRNNTYKAKANEIQMRKEENYKRTDNGGKLHFVRTDRERFELEDLLRASADVLGSGSFGSSYKAVFAGGTAVVVKRFKEMSNAGKEDFHAHMRLLGSLSHPNLLPLVAFYYKKDEKLLITDFAINGSLASHLHGKPKPGDPGLNWATRLKIIKGVARGLDYLYQELPRLSLPHGHLKSSNVLLDEAFNPLLADYGLVPVINKEHAQQLMVAYKSPEFTQHERTTKKTDVWCLGILILEMLTGKFPANYLEQGKGGKPDLGTWVNSVVREEWTGEVFDKEMKGTKNGEGEMLKLLKIGMCCCEWDIARRWDIKEAYEKIEGLKEKEDDESYSSYASEGDGYNSSRAMSDDNFSFSVTN is encoded by the exons ATGGCTTGTTACAAGCCACCATATTGGCTTATACCAATTTTCTTGGTCCATTTTACACTTAAAACTTCACTTGTTTTATCGGACCCACAAGACCCCGCGAGGCTAATGAAGTTCAAACAATCACTCAATAACCCCGCGGTATTAAACAACTGGAACCTTACGGTTGCACCATGCACAAAAGATGTGGCAAATTGGAGAGGAGTATTATGTGACGCAAACGGAAATATTTTTGGGTTACAGCTCGAGAACATGGGTTTAAATGGGACAATAGATATGGACATATTGGCTGAAATAACAAGTATACGGTCCTTAAGTTTTATGAACAATTCTTTCGAGGGTCCGATGGTTAATGTGTTAAAGATTGGCCCGTTGCGTAACATTTTTCTATCGAATAATAAGTTTTCTGGGGAGATTAGAAGTGATGCTTTTTCTGGGATGACTTCTTTGAAAAAAGTTGAACTAGCTTTTAACAATTTTAGTGGTAAAATTCCTACATCGCTTACTCAGTTGCCGATTCTAATTGATTTGCAGCTTGAAAATAATGAATTTGAAGGTGAGATACCGGATTTTGAGCAGCCAGAATTGAAGGTGAACTTTGCTAATAATAAACTTGATGGTTCCATACCTAAGGGGCTTAGTAATCAGGATCCAAGCTCATTTGCAG GTAACAATGTGTGTGGTAAACCTCTGAGCCCATGTAAGGTCTCCAATAAACTAAGCAAAAAAAAGATCATTATTATCGGTATTGCAGCCCTGGCTGCAATCTTAGCCGTCTTAATGATATCCTTATTCGTTCTTAAGAGCCGAAAGAgcaacaaaaacaagtacaaaggtCCTCGAGTAACCAATGCCAACCGAAACAATACGTACAAAGCGAAAGCAAATGAGATCCAAATGCGTAAAGAAGAGAACTACAAAAGAACTGATAATGGCGGAAAACTTCACTTTGTGAGGACCGATAGGGAAAGGTTTGAATTGGAAGACCTTTTACGAGCCTCGGCTGATGTTCTGGGAAGTGGGAGTTTTGGATCTTCATACAAGGCAGTGTTCGCGGGTGGGACCGCAGTGGTGGTTAAGAGGTTTAAAGAAATGAGTAATGCGGGAAAAGAAGATTTTCATGCACATATGAGATTATTAGGAAGCTTATCACACCCCAATTTGTTACCTCTTGTGGCTTTTTATTACAAGAAAGATGAAAAGCTTTTGATCACTGATTTCGCTATAAATGGTAGCTTAGCTAGTCATCTTCATG GTAAACCAAAACCAGGTGATCCGGGATTAAATTGGGCAACAAGGCTAAAAATAATCAAGGGTGTGGCACGAGGGCTTGATTATCTTTACCAAGAGCTTCCTCGTCTATCATTACCTCACGGTCACCTAAAATCGTCAAATGTGCTTCTTGATGAGGCTTTTAATCCCCTTCTAGCGGACTATGGTCTAGTCCCCGTTATCAACAAAGAACACGCACAACAACTCATGGTGGCTTATAAATCTCCAGAATTCACACAACACGAACGCACAACAAAGAAGACAGACGTATGGTGTCTAGGGATCTTGATACTAGAGATGCTTACCGGGAAATTTCCTGCAAACTATCTAGAACAAGGTAAGGGTGGGAAACCGGATTTGGGGACATGGGTGAACTCGGTTGTACGTGAAGAGTGGACGGGTGAAGTGTTTGATAAAGAAATGAAAGGGACTAAGAACGGGGAGGGTGAAAtgttgaagcttttgaagattGGGATGTGTTGTTGTGAATGGGATATTGCGAGAAGATGGGATATTAAAGAGGCTTATGAGAAGATAGAAGGGCTGAAAGAAAAGGAAGATGATGAAAGTTATTCATCTTATGCAAGTGAGGGAGATGGTTATAATTCTTCAAGAGCAATGAGTGATGATAATTTCTCTTTTTCTGTCACTAACTAA